In Alistipes ihumii AP11, a genomic segment contains:
- a CDS encoding nucleotide exchange factor GrpE, giving the protein MENTETREQSVDTDPMYDNREVVTDAEAEMEREQTADNMSENGAPETAKSAETAGTRNAGDGALSDVERQWQDKYLRLVAEFDNYRKRTLKEKMDLVASGGEDVIKSLLGVMDDIDRALVAMSQTDDIESVRKGIELIHQKLLDTLHAKGVQEIEAIGSELDTDLHEAVAKFPVEDDKKGKIIDVVQKGYKLKDKVVRYAKVVVGE; this is encoded by the coding sequence ATGGAAAATACCGAAACCAGAGAGCAATCCGTTGATACAGACCCGATGTACGATAACCGCGAGGTCGTGACCGACGCCGAGGCGGAAATGGAGCGGGAACAGACCGCTGACAATATGTCAGAGAATGGCGCGCCCGAGACTGCCAAATCGGCCGAAACTGCCGGAACGCGGAATGCGGGGGACGGCGCCCTTTCGGACGTCGAGCGGCAATGGCAGGACAAATACCTGCGCCTGGTGGCCGAGTTCGATAACTACCGCAAGCGGACGCTCAAGGAAAAGATGGATTTGGTCGCCTCCGGCGGCGAGGATGTGATCAAGTCGCTGCTCGGCGTAATGGACGACATCGACCGCGCGCTGGTGGCGATGAGTCAGACCGACGACATCGAGTCGGTCCGCAAGGGGATCGAGCTGATCCACCAGAAGCTGCTCGATACGCTCCATGCCAAGGGCGTGCAGGAGATCGAGGCGATCGGCAGCGAGCTCGATACCGATCTGCACGAGGCGGTGGCCAAGTTCCCTGTCGAGGACGACAAGAAAGGAAAGATCATCGATGTCGTGCAAAAGGGCTACAAATTGAAAGACAAGGTAGTCCGTTACGCGAAAGTCGTTGTAGGAGAATAA
- a CDS encoding MliC family protein, with product MKYRFWIVCFPLAASLAGCLARQEKNGTGRQDSAAATAAIGADRDAHGCIGSAGYVWSQVREECIRPFEAGIRMTPAAEPDATTAAYIVFAEDSSRAELFLPDGQETEILDRRMLPGGGSAWNVEDDDTKNVRLANGRWIIEQRGKTLYEQDEAPITALFEGTDGKSRRRFRVEVKFSVGRAEVTLDGTVFDLPQYPTGSGYGYGNDIADFRGKGKHATLKMRDGLTLSLEQTGTR from the coding sequence ATGAAATATCGATTCTGGATCGTCTGCTTTCCGCTGGCCGCCTCGCTTGCGGGATGCCTCGCCCGTCAGGAGAAAAACGGGACCGGCCGACAGGACAGCGCCGCCGCAACGGCCGCCATAGGCGCCGACCGGGACGCCCACGGGTGCATCGGGTCGGCCGGCTACGTCTGGTCGCAGGTACGCGAAGAGTGTATCCGCCCGTTCGAGGCCGGTATCCGAATGACCCCGGCTGCCGAACCGGACGCTACGACGGCCGCGTACATCGTTTTCGCCGAAGACTCGTCGCGTGCCGAGCTTTTTCTGCCCGACGGACAGGAGACAGAGATACTCGACCGCCGAATGCTTCCGGGCGGAGGATCGGCTTGGAACGTCGAGGACGACGACACGAAAAACGTGCGCCTCGCGAACGGACGCTGGATTATCGAACAGCGCGGGAAAACCCTCTACGAACAGGACGAAGCCCCGATTACCGCCCTATTCGAGGGGACCGACGGCAAGAGCCGCCGCCGGTTCCGCGTCGAGGTCAAGTTCTCGGTCGGGCGCGCCGAAGTCACGCTCGACGGCACGGTGTTCGATCTGCCGCAATACCCGACCGGCAGCGGATACGGATATGGCAACGACATAGCCGACTTCCGAGGCAAGGGAAAGCATGCGACGCTCAAGATGCGCGACGGGCTGACCCTCTCGCTCGAACAAACGGGGACCCGTTGA
- a CDS encoding YccF domain-containing protein, which translates to MNLLGNIVWLLLGGLAVAVEYFVSGLALCLTIVGIPFGIQALKLGLLALLPFGQTSVRTDQGTGCLYTLMNVIWFFLGGIWIVLTHLLFGALLCITIIGIPFGRQHFKLMSMALSPFGRSIVPTATL; encoded by the coding sequence ATGAACCTTCTGGGCAATATCGTATGGCTGCTGCTGGGCGGCTTGGCCGTCGCAGTGGAATATTTCGTTTCGGGACTGGCGCTCTGCCTGACGATCGTCGGCATTCCGTTCGGAATTCAGGCGCTCAAGTTAGGATTGCTGGCCCTGCTGCCGTTCGGCCAAACTTCGGTACGGACAGATCAGGGAACGGGTTGTTTGTATACGCTGATGAACGTGATCTGGTTCTTTTTGGGCGGAATCTGGATTGTGCTGACTCATCTGCTGTTCGGCGCGCTGCTATGCATCACGATTATCGGCATACCGTTCGGCAGGCAGCATTTCAAGCTGATGAGCATGGCCCTCTCCCCGTTCGGGCGCAGCATTGTCCCGACTGCTACACTGTAG
- the dnaJ gene encoding molecular chaperone DnaJ, whose product MATKRDYYEVLGVQRGASADEIKKAYRKAAIQYHPDKNPGDKEAEEKFKEAAEAYDVLSNPDKKARYDQFGHEGMSGAGGFGGSAGGFGGGGFTMEDIFSQFGDIFGGHFGGGFSGGFGGGRSRERVNRGSDLRIKVKLTLKEIVNGTTKKLKINKMIACDQCGGTGAKDKSSYATCTTCNGSGYVTQVVNTFFGRTQTTQPCPTCHGEGRIITTPCPKCHGEGIVRGEEIVEIRIPAGVGEGMQLTVSGKGNAARHGGVNGDLLVLIEEEPDKELVRDGNDLIYNLNITFPQAVLGASVEVPTVDARAKIKIEPGTQAGKVLRLRGKGIPDVNGYGRGDILVVVNIDVPSSVSASEKGLLEQLAQTEHFKQAGQSRDMNIFDRMRSFFR is encoded by the coding sequence ATGGCAACCAAGAGAGACTACTATGAAGTGCTCGGCGTGCAGCGCGGGGCCAGTGCCGACGAGATCAAGAAGGCCTACCGGAAGGCGGCCATCCAGTATCATCCCGACAAGAATCCCGGCGACAAGGAAGCCGAGGAGAAGTTCAAGGAGGCGGCCGAGGCATACGACGTGCTGAGCAACCCCGACAAGAAGGCGCGCTACGATCAGTTCGGCCACGAGGGCATGAGCGGGGCCGGAGGATTCGGCGGCTCCGCGGGCGGCTTCGGCGGCGGCGGCTTTACGATGGAGGACATCTTCAGCCAGTTCGGCGATATTTTCGGCGGCCATTTCGGCGGCGGCTTTTCGGGCGGTTTCGGCGGCGGACGCTCGCGCGAGCGTGTCAATCGGGGTTCGGACCTGCGCATCAAGGTGAAGCTGACGCTCAAGGAGATCGTCAACGGTACGACGAAGAAGCTAAAGATCAACAAGATGATCGCTTGCGATCAGTGCGGAGGTACCGGAGCGAAGGACAAAAGTTCCTATGCGACGTGTACGACCTGCAACGGATCGGGCTATGTGACTCAGGTGGTCAATACCTTTTTCGGCCGCACGCAGACAACCCAGCCCTGTCCCACTTGCCACGGCGAGGGACGCATCATCACGACGCCCTGTCCGAAGTGTCACGGCGAGGGAATTGTCCGGGGCGAGGAGATCGTCGAGATACGGATTCCGGCCGGCGTCGGCGAGGGCATGCAGCTGACCGTCAGCGGCAAGGGCAATGCCGCACGTCACGGCGGGGTCAACGGCGATCTGCTCGTACTGATCGAGGAGGAGCCCGACAAGGAACTCGTGCGCGATGGCAACGATCTGATATACAACCTGAATATAACTTTCCCTCAGGCCGTGCTCGGCGCTTCGGTCGAAGTGCCGACGGTCGACGCCCGGGCCAAGATCAAGATCGAGCCCGGTACGCAGGCGGGCAAGGTGCTGAGACTCCGCGGCAAGGGTATTCCCGACGTGAACGGTTACGGGCGGGGCGACATTCTGGTCGTCGTCAATATCGACGTGCCCTCGTCGGTAAGCGCTTCGGAGAAGGGCCTGCTCGAGCAGCTCGCTCAGACCGAGCATTTCAAGCAGGCGGGACAGAGCCGCGATATGAACATATTCGACCGCATGCGCAGCTTTTTCCGTTAG